A genomic window from Candidatus Zixiibacteriota bacterium includes:
- a CDS encoding HIT domain-containing protein: MDDKILWAPWRAEFILSKKEKGCIFCKRLKMKDSVKNLVIYRGKNSFVILNKFPYNSGHTLIVPNRHVGQLEKLTEQESIEFFELTRKTVAVIKKVLNPGSLNIGMNLGKISGAGIPGHVHMHVVPRWHGDTNFMPVIGKTNVVSVPLEPIYEALKKEFAAL; the protein is encoded by the coding sequence ATGGACGACAAAATTCTCTGGGCCCCCTGGCGGGCCGAATTCATTCTGAGCAAAAAGGAAAAGGGATGCATCTTCTGTAAGCGACTGAAGATGAAAGACTCCGTGAAGAACCTTGTCATATATCGCGGAAAAAATAGTTTCGTTATCCTCAACAAGTTTCCATACAACTCCGGCCATACCCTTATCGTTCCCAACCGACATGTCGGCCAACTTGAGAAACTGACCGAGCAGGAGTCAATCGAGTTCTTTGAGCTGACCCGCAAGACAGTCGCGGTTATCAAGAAAGTCCTCAATCCCGGTTCGCTCAATATCGGCATGAATCTTGGAAAAATTTCCGGCGCCGGTATTCCCGGTCACGTTCACATGCACGTTGTGCCACGCTGGCACGGCGACACCAACTTCATGCCGGTTATCGGCAAAACCAATGTCGTTTCGGTTCCTCTCGAACCGATTTATGAAGCTTTGAAGAAGGAATTCGCCGCCTTATGA
- a CDS encoding aconitase family protein has product MSARKRIPTKSELVRLQKLYKTDEKIGERLGGVPAYLIAYWRRKKNVPKHSLPKFSEKEIRDLWERFGDDDKCGLELGISKAAFYNWRRRYGIREKPAFLKLEQLELNFPGLKLHPTTNSLYGKKTVSQKIMARAAQLERLEIGQTIEVEPDLIVSHSDTETIIEHFKKLGSELVWNPGRIVVSLADGLSAERPDLPAAHQKIREFVKRQGIKSFYDVSEGVGHQVALERGHIIPGAFVVGTDPYSVAYGCVSAFSSGVTVEQAAEVWATGTAKFQIPPTIRIDINGRRARGVYARDIALLIARQMAAVDVKGKTIEYYGNVVSRMSISERYTLTNLTLDAGVLTAICPFDSTTRRFLTGRISTNYAPVVADKNAEYHQIYQMNIDHLTPQLARCGEATDITPVGESEGLAVNVIILGTGSNGRFDDIRVAADILKNKRVSSDCRLIICPASRSVYLEALKKGLIRVLVEAGAIVTYPGYWGSLGQGQLMIAPGDRVLATSDCGLAQRLGSDKAEIFLCSPGTAAASALNGSITDPSRYAK; this is encoded by the coding sequence ATGAGCGCCCGCAAGAGAATACCCACTAAAAGCGAACTGGTTCGTCTTCAGAAACTGTACAAAACCGACGAGAAGATCGGTGAACGTCTTGGCGGTGTTCCGGCCTACCTGATCGCGTACTGGCGCAGGAAGAAAAACGTCCCGAAGCATTCGCTTCCGAAATTCTCGGAGAAGGAAATTCGTGATTTGTGGGAGCGGTTTGGTGATGATGACAAGTGCGGCCTCGAACTGGGTATCTCCAAGGCGGCCTTTTACAACTGGCGACGTCGCTATGGCATCCGCGAGAAGCCGGCATTCCTCAAGCTGGAACAGCTGGAACTGAATTTCCCCGGCCTCAAGCTTCATCCGACCACGAACTCCCTCTATGGCAAAAAGACCGTGTCGCAGAAGATTATGGCACGGGCGGCGCAGTTGGAGCGTCTTGAAATCGGTCAAACGATTGAAGTCGAGCCTGACCTTATTGTGTCGCATTCGGACACCGAAACGATTATCGAGCATTTCAAAAAACTCGGCAGCGAACTGGTGTGGAACCCGGGGCGGATTGTGGTCTCGCTTGCCGATGGCCTGTCGGCCGAGCGGCCGGACCTGCCGGCGGCCCACCAGAAAATTCGCGAGTTTGTCAAAAGACAGGGAATAAAATCATTCTACGATGTCTCCGAAGGGGTCGGGCACCAGGTGGCTCTGGAGAGAGGCCACATTATCCCGGGTGCCTTTGTCGTCGGCACTGACCCGTACAGCGTGGCATACGGATGTGTCAGCGCCTTTTCATCGGGAGTCACTGTCGAGCAGGCTGCCGAAGTCTGGGCTACCGGAACAGCCAAATTCCAGATCCCGCCGACTATTCGAATCGACATTAATGGCCGACGAGCTCGCGGTGTCTATGCCCGCGATATCGCTCTTCTCATTGCCCGCCAGATGGCCGCCGTGGATGTTAAGGGCAAGACAATCGAGTATTACGGTAATGTCGTCTCACGGATGAGCATCAGCGAACGGTACACCCTAACAAACCTCACGCTCGATGCCGGTGTTCTTACGGCTATCTGTCCGTTCGATTCCACCACGCGACGGTTCCTGACGGGACGAATCTCGACCAATTATGCTCCTGTAGTGGCCGACAAAAACGCCGAGTATCACCAGATTTACCAGATGAATATCGACCACCTCACCCCGCAACTTGCCCGCTGTGGCGAGGCCACCGATATAACACCGGTGGGAGAATCTGAAGGTCTCGCGGTCAATGTCATTATACTCGGCACCGGAAGTAACGGCCGCTTCGATGATATCCGGGTGGCCGCCGACATTCTCAAAAATAAGCGGGTCAGTTCCGACTGTCGGCTGATCATCTGCCCTGCCTCGCGGTCGGTCTATCTGGAAGCGCTCAAGAAAGGGCTTATCAGAGTTCTGGTAGAAGCGGGCGCGATTGTCACCTATCCCGGTTACTGGGGCTCACTGGGGCAGGGGCAGCTCATGATAGCTCCGGGCGACAGGGTTCTGGCGACATCGGATTGCGGCCTCGCGCAGAGGCTTGGATCCGACAAAGCCGAGATTTTCCTTTGTTCCCCCGGCACCGCCGCCGCTTCGGCTCTCAACGGCTCGATTACCGATCCGAGCCGATACGCCAAGTAA
- the prxU gene encoding thioredoxin-dependent peroxiredoxin (Most members of this family contain a selenocysteine.): protein MAESSGCGRPSGKVLGQQDEPVSVKDETIKEEKKMAVQVGKKAPDFEAPAYFKGDFKRVKLSESLGSWVLLCFYPGDFTFVUPTELAAVAASYKELEGLGVKVFSCSVDSQFVHKVWHEAELSKMVDGGIPFPMISDAGGHIGRVYGVYDEDSGVNFRGRFIIDPDGVIQGMEHLTPPVGRNIDETIRQVKAFQLVRKSKGTEATPAEWKPGDMTLKPGPALVGKVWEVWKPPKR, encoded by the coding sequence ATGGCAGAATCATCCGGATGCGGCAGGCCGAGCGGCAAAGTGCTCGGTCAGCAGGACGAACCGGTGTCCGTGAAAGATGAAACCATTAAGGAGGAGAAAAAGATGGCCGTTCAGGTTGGTAAGAAAGCCCCTGATTTCGAGGCGCCGGCCTATTTTAAGGGGGACTTTAAAAGGGTTAAATTGTCCGAGTCGCTGGGCAGCTGGGTTCTGCTGTGCTTCTACCCCGGTGATTTCACCTTTGTCTGACCGACAGAATTAGCAGCGGTCGCTGCTTCGTATAAAGAACTCGAAGGACTTGGCGTAAAAGTCTTTTCGTGCTCTGTCGATTCCCAATTCGTTCACAAAGTCTGGCATGAGGCCGAACTGTCGAAGATGGTTGACGGCGGGATACCGTTTCCGATGATATCCGATGCCGGCGGGCACATCGGCCGCGTGTATGGCGTCTACGATGAGGATTCGGGCGTCAATTTCAGGGGGCGGTTTATTATCGATCCCGATGGTGTCATTCAGGGCATGGAGCACCTGACGCCTCCGGTGGGACGCAATATCGATGAAACCATCAGGCAGGTCAAAGCCTTCCAGCTCGTCCGCAAGTCCAAGGGGACCGAGGCCACTCCCGCTGAGTGGAAGCCGGGGGATATGACATTGAAGCCCGGTCCGGCTCTGGTCGGGAAGGTCTGGGAAGTCTGGAAACCTCCGAAACGTTAG
- the tpx gene encoding thiol peroxidase — protein MERNNVIKSQGKPLTLVGKELKVGDKAPDVTLTDGTFSPVKLSDTRGKVRLLSIVPSLDTSTCSIQTRTFNKELAQMADKVATYTISADLPTAQSRYAQENNIDRMRMLSDYKTVSFGENYGLLIKENRLLARAVLVVDENDTITHMQIVPEVSTEPDYKSALEALKKAVNK, from the coding sequence GTGGAAAGAAATAACGTAATCAAATCGCAGGGCAAGCCCCTCACCCTGGTCGGCAAGGAACTCAAAGTCGGCGATAAGGCCCCGGATGTCACCCTGACAGACGGCACTTTCTCGCCCGTGAAATTGTCCGACACCAGAGGAAAGGTTCGCCTCTTGTCAATCGTTCCTTCGCTGGACACTTCGACCTGCAGTATTCAGACACGGACTTTCAACAAAGAGTTGGCCCAGATGGCCGATAAAGTTGCCACTTACACAATCTCGGCCGATCTACCGACGGCCCAGAGTCGATACGCCCAGGAAAATAACATCGACAGGATGAGAATGCTGTCGGATTACAAAACGGTATCATTCGGAGAAAACTACGGTCTCCTCATAAAAGAAAACAGGCTTCTGGCCAGAGCCGTGCTGGTTGTTGACGAAAACGACACGATCACCCACATGCAGATTGTACCGGAGGTCAGCACCGAGCCGGATTACAAATCCGCCCTTGAGGCTTTGAAGAAAGCCGTTAACAAGTAA
- a CDS encoding inorganic diphosphatase, whose amino-acid sequence MSNPWHEVSPGSHIEDSFFAIIEIPKGSKNKYELDKKTGLLLADRVLYSSVHYPANYGFIPQSFCDDGDPLDVLVLCQEPITPLCMVECKAIGVITMRDEKGQDDKIIAVHAHDPAYNSYHDISALPPHVIKELQRFFEDYKILEHKEVIVDSLRGRVDAVNSIKDALKLYRKMESELKE is encoded by the coding sequence ATGAGCAATCCCTGGCACGAAGTCAGTCCGGGGAGCCATATTGAAGATTCGTTTTTCGCTATAATCGAAATTCCCAAAGGCTCGAAAAACAAGTACGAACTGGACAAGAAAACCGGCCTGCTTCTAGCCGACCGCGTTCTCTACAGTTCGGTTCACTACCCGGCCAACTATGGTTTTATTCCGCAGAGTTTCTGCGACGATGGCGACCCGCTCGATGTTTTAGTGCTTTGCCAGGAGCCGATTACCCCGCTGTGCATGGTCGAATGCAAGGCAATCGGGGTCATAACGATGCGCGACGAAAAAGGTCAGGATGATAAAATTATAGCCGTCCACGCCCACGACCCGGCCTACAACAGTTATCACGATATCTCAGCTCTGCCGCCTCACGTCATAAAAGAGCTCCAGCGTTTCTTCGAGGACTACAAAATTCTCGAGCACAAAGAAGTGATAGTCGATAGCCTGCGGGGGCGTGTCGATGCCGTCAACAGTATAAAAGACGCTCTGAAACTATACCGGAAGATGGAAAGCGAACTCAAAGAGTAA
- a CDS encoding GNAT family protein, with protein sequence MAEKGQPLPTQPSLVGKNIFLRPTTAEDIINIHVWFMQSEPQAQSERPIKFRTPAEAAEAFKNQEKSTDRQAFTIVRKEDKIPVGQITFFNYNPLNRSAELGILIDPDERKNGHAADAMRVLIKYLFKYRDLNKVHASTAKFNKAAVALLESVGFKKDGALRNHHFYNGEYYDKLVYSMLRFELDW encoded by the coding sequence ATGGCAGAAAAAGGTCAACCGCTCCCCACGCAACCGTCGCTTGTCGGCAAAAACATCTTTCTCAGACCGACCACCGCTGAGGATATCATAAATATCCATGTCTGGTTTATGCAATCAGAACCACAGGCACAAAGCGAACGCCCCATAAAATTCAGAACCCCGGCGGAAGCTGCCGAAGCCTTCAAGAATCAGGAGAAGTCTACCGACCGGCAGGCCTTCACAATCGTCCGCAAGGAAGATAAGATACCGGTGGGACAGATCACATTTTTCAATTACAATCCTCTGAATCGCTCCGCCGAACTGGGCATATTAATCGATCCCGATGAACGCAAGAACGGCCATGCCGCCGACGCTATGCGTGTTTTGATCAAATACCTTTTCAAGTATCGTGACCTCAATAAGGTTCATGCCTCCACCGCGAAATTCAACAAAGCGGCAGTCGCTCTGCTGGAATCGGTCGGGTTCAAAAAAGACGGCGCCCTTCGCAACCACCATTTCTACAACGGCGAATACTACGACAAGCTCGTCTACTCGATGCTTCGATTTGAGCTGGATTGGTGA
- the pyrF gene encoding orotidine-5'-phosphate decarboxylase has protein sequence MSAVDKLRSIQDKNKSMICLGLDLDPKRMPPEFTKSIKGMYDFVMQIVEATSDMVCAYKPNMAFYENKGPEGISLLTSVVQHMPEDVVLILDGKRGDIGNTASFYAEALYQRFRADWVTLSPYMGYDSMRPFLEYEDKGIFVLCLTSNTGSKDFQHLNCDGKPLYRIVAEKVSYWNKDDNCGLVVGATQPEHIKELRDVAGNMPLLIPGVGAQGGSLEKAAVYGTDNFKKLAVINVCRSVLYASTGSDFTAKAREELKKLNDMVAGLRSGEIKIEDEAWLEVSTDPTEQSPPPPPPQPEPPQPQVPPVQQQPPQQSQPQPTPPVQQQPPQQSQPTPPPAPPPQQEPPKREWKLPPIPDLPFVKKKDPNESAAQSQQQSGQQPQGRQDHPQRDSQLRPDNQQRDNNQRNFDNRSRRDRRNRRHNKPWRRDG, from the coding sequence ATGAGTGCAGTAGACAAACTTAGATCGATACAGGACAAAAACAAGTCCATGATATGCCTGGGTCTGGATCTGGACCCGAAAAGGATGCCGCCGGAATTTACCAAGAGCATCAAAGGCATGTACGATTTCGTGATGCAGATTGTTGAAGCTACTTCGGATATGGTCTGTGCCTACAAACCCAACATGGCCTTCTACGAGAATAAAGGCCCCGAAGGCATCTCTCTTCTGACCTCGGTAGTTCAGCATATGCCTGAAGATGTGGTTTTGATTCTCGACGGTAAGCGCGGCGATATCGGCAACACGGCGTCGTTTTACGCCGAGGCGCTTTATCAAAGATTCCGGGCCGATTGGGTGACGCTCAGTCCCTATATGGGCTATGATTCCATGCGCCCGTTTCTGGAGTACGAAGACAAGGGGATTTTCGTTCTCTGTCTGACATCCAATACCGGTTCCAAAGACTTCCAGCATCTGAATTGTGACGGCAAGCCGTTGTACCGGATAGTCGCGGAGAAGGTATCGTACTGGAACAAGGATGACAACTGTGGCCTGGTTGTCGGAGCGACTCAACCGGAACACATCAAAGAGCTTCGTGATGTGGCCGGCAATATGCCGCTTCTCATTCCCGGTGTAGGCGCTCAGGGCGGTTCGCTGGAGAAGGCCGCGGTCTATGGAACGGACAATTTCAAAAAGTTGGCGGTGATAAATGTTTGCCGATCGGTACTGTATGCCTCGACCGGGAGTGATTTTACCGCGAAGGCGCGGGAGGAGTTGAAAAAACTGAATGATATGGTTGCGGGGCTGCGCAGCGGCGAGATAAAAATCGAAGATGAGGCGTGGCTGGAAGTTTCCACTGATCCAACCGAGCAGTCTCCGCCGCCTCCCCCGCCACAGCCGGAGCCGCCCCAGCCACAGGTTCCGCCGGTGCAACAGCAGCCACCGCAGCAATCGCAGCCGCAGCCGACTCCGCCGGTGCAACAACAGCCACCGCAGCAGTCGCAGCCGACTCCGCCTCCAGCACCACCCCCTCAGCAGGAACCGCCGAAGAGAGAGTGGAAACTTCCTCCCATACCGGACCTCCCTTTCGTAAAGAAAAAGGATCCGAACGAATCGGCGGCGCAATCTCAGCAGCAATCCGGGCAACAGCCGCAGGGCCGGCAGGATCATCCTCAGCGCGACAGTCAGCTGCGACCGGACAATCAGCAACGCGACAACAATCAGCGCAATTTCGATAACAGAAGCCGTCGCGATCGCCGCAACCGTCGGCACAACAAGCCGTGGCGACGGGACGGGTAA
- a CDS encoding dihydroorotate dehydrogenase produces the protein MTPNLKVSIAGVEFATPIMTASGCCGYGEELAAIFPMSKLGALVTKSVTLNPREGHPPPRTAETASGMLNAIGLANVGVDRFITEKIPFLEKQKTKVIVNVAGSKLEEYVEVCSRLNDIERVDMIELNISCPNVNEGGMEFGSDPAMTEKSVAAVKKVFSRPLIAKLSPNVTSITTIAQAAQQGGADAFSVINSLVGTSIDTDTWRPRLTNNKGGLTGPAIKPVALAMVNAVYEKCSLPIIGIGGIATAEDVVEFMLCGATAVQVGTSLFVRPDAPVIIADGLKEYLRKKKLSSACELIGKVRKY, from the coding sequence ATGACGCCGAATCTTAAAGTCTCTATCGCCGGCGTCGAGTTCGCCACGCCGATAATGACAGCTTCGGGTTGCTGCGGCTACGGCGAGGAACTGGCGGCGATTTTTCCGATGTCCAAACTGGGGGCGCTGGTAACCAAGTCGGTGACGCTCAATCCCCGCGAAGGTCACCCGCCGCCCAGAACGGCCGAGACGGCATCGGGGATGCTCAACGCTATCGGGCTCGCCAACGTTGGGGTAGACCGTTTTATCACCGAGAAGATTCCGTTTCTCGAAAAGCAAAAGACGAAAGTAATTGTCAACGTGGCCGGCTCGAAACTCGAGGAGTATGTCGAGGTCTGCAGTCGATTGAACGACATCGAGCGGGTTGATATGATCGAGCTCAATATCAGTTGTCCGAACGTGAATGAAGGCGGGATGGAGTTTGGTTCCGACCCGGCGATGACGGAAAAATCGGTGGCGGCGGTAAAAAAAGTATTCTCCCGTCCCCTCATAGCGAAGCTCTCGCCCAACGTGACCTCGATAACCACCATCGCTCAAGCAGCCCAGCAGGGCGGCGCGGACGCTTTTTCTGTGATCAATTCGCTGGTAGGCACCTCGATTGACACCGACACCTGGCGACCGAGGTTGACCAACAACAAAGGCGGCCTGACCGGCCCGGCGATAAAACCCGTAGCGCTGGCTATGGTGAACGCGGTTTATGAAAAGTGCAGTCTCCCGATTATCGGAATCGGCGGAATTGCCACCGCCGAAGATGTAGTGGAGTTTATGTTATGCGGCGCCACGGCGGTCCAGGTGGGAACCTCGCTGTTCGTGCGTCCCGATGCTCCGGTGATCATCGCTGATGGTCTCAAAGAGTATCTGAGGAAAAAGAAGCTGAGTTCAGCGTGTGAACTCATTGGCAAGGTAAGGAAATACTGA
- a CDS encoding dihydroorotate dehydrogenase electron transfer subunit, translated as MIKPTCEDTFLIKKRDLKNNYFSMVFKTYSRVDQCQPGHFVHVHIPSTDIFFRRAMSVAGVLVESGEIEVIFKVVGRGTRLLSMLHPGDRVNFLGPLGVSFKLPKKSEKAIMVAGGVGFPPLFYMATEMVRRGYDPKNIEFFYGGRSVSDILERTRIKKLGVTFHPVTEDGSYGEKGLVTGPVERYIKSGDKAKMRLYGCGPDGMLRAVNELGLRLGVPGQLSLEAPMPCGVGICLGCVVPLVKGGYARVCQDGPVFEIGEVAL; from the coding sequence ATGATAAAGCCGACGTGCGAAGACACGTTTTTGATAAAAAAGCGCGACCTCAAAAACAACTACTTCTCCATGGTCTTTAAGACCTACTCCCGTGTTGACCAGTGTCAGCCGGGACATTTTGTTCACGTTCACATTCCATCGACAGACATCTTCTTCAGACGAGCGATGTCGGTTGCGGGCGTGTTGGTTGAAAGCGGCGAGATTGAGGTCATTTTCAAGGTGGTTGGCCGGGGGACACGGCTGCTCAGTATGCTTCACCCAGGCGACCGCGTGAATTTTCTCGGCCCGCTCGGCGTGTCGTTCAAACTTCCCAAAAAGAGCGAAAAAGCGATCATGGTGGCCGGGGGAGTGGGGTTTCCGCCGCTTTTCTACATGGCGACCGAGATGGTCCGCCGGGGTTATGATCCCAAAAATATCGAATTCTTCTACGGCGGGCGATCCGTTTCGGACATACTTGAAAGAACCCGCATCAAAAAGCTGGGCGTCACTTTTCATCCGGTGACTGAAGACGGCTCCTATGGGGAAAAGGGCCTTGTGACAGGTCCGGTGGAGAGGTACATAAAAAGCGGCGACAAGGCGAAAATGCGGCTTTATGGCTGCGGTCCCGATGGTATGCTGAGAGCCGTCAACGAACTTGGTCTGCGACTGGGTGTTCCCGGACAACTTTCGCTCGAGGCGCCGATGCCGTGCGGAGTGGGAATCTGCCTGGGCTGTGTGGTTCCACTTGTCAAAGGCGGATATGCCCGGGTTTGTCAGGACGGACCGGTTTTTGAAATCGGTGAGGTGGCGTTATGA
- a CDS encoding tetratricopeptide repeat protein produces the protein MFFRKYRTFILIILALSLTSLGGCVYWNTFYNAKKAFNEAEKSRRASAFGRGRINTGLYETAIEKSLKVIENYPNSKYYDDALFVLGVSYFYTEKYISSERRMRELLANYPDSKFGKEAELYLAKSKLALRDEKPAMEIFEKIFRSDFKREYKVEAAIALGNYHFDERDYERSRQYFQAIRDSLGSDSEKKMGQLMIADGYYNDFDSRAALGAYLQVLGMKPEPDEKYHSLYYAAQAAFRLMRISDGLDYLQTLATDETYFDSLAVIRLQIAAGYEYAEDIAQAEQIYSEVLEQEEKKQIAAEAAYRLGLIHQFDYDDLPKAKEFYDQTVKLDRNSVVGLDALQRSSDIGKIKTYARAALDSTASQEVIDEAAITQYQLAELYWFSLNKPDSAMIEMQYVVDSFPSSTIAPKAMVALAQMYRDNLGDSTKARELFERVLERYPRSDYVPQALEALELKDTPADTGYAQIYLDKAEKFLVDQENIDSARFYYRVIADNFPRSKYYPQAKFSLIWLQEQYNSPGDSSVYWAYTEFVDSFPGTDWALEAENRLAVNRPQSKARQPRPDTTDVRDERITDDLAADTGAVQEDEQALTPIEAVYIGPNGEPIKNAPIEPVEIREEFIYPVEAYRLGWEGDLYFQIFLDFSGEVTDYILKIRCESEEINREASEAVASMIFDPMRIPQEQQDSWMVYRFQVRKPEHLR, from the coding sequence ATGTTTTTCAGAAAATACCGAACGTTTATTTTGATTATTCTGGCGCTGTCGTTGACTTCGCTGGGTGGCTGTGTTTACTGGAATACTTTCTACAACGCGAAGAAGGCTTTCAACGAGGCCGAGAAATCCCGCAGAGCGAGCGCCTTCGGGCGCGGACGCATAAATACGGGGCTGTACGAGACCGCCATTGAAAAATCCCTCAAGGTGATTGAAAACTACCCCAATTCCAAGTACTACGATGACGCTCTTTTTGTGCTGGGGGTATCATATTTTTACACTGAGAAATACATCTCTTCCGAGCGTCGCATGAGGGAACTTCTGGCCAACTACCCGGACTCCAAGTTCGGCAAGGAGGCCGAGCTTTATCTGGCAAAATCGAAGCTTGCCCTGCGCGATGAGAAGCCGGCCATGGAAATTTTCGAAAAGATATTCCGCTCCGATTTCAAAAGGGAGTACAAAGTCGAGGCGGCCATAGCGCTTGGGAACTACCACTTTGATGAGCGGGATTACGAGAGGTCACGTCAGTATTTTCAGGCTATCCGCGACTCGCTGGGCAGCGATAGTGAAAAGAAGATGGGCCAGTTGATGATAGCCGATGGTTACTACAATGATTTCGACTCGCGGGCGGCGCTGGGAGCGTATCTTCAGGTTCTCGGAATGAAGCCGGAGCCCGATGAGAAGTATCACTCGCTGTATTATGCCGCTCAAGCGGCTTTTCGCCTGATGAGGATTTCCGACGGGCTCGATTATCTCCAAACGCTGGCTACTGACGAAACGTATTTCGACTCGCTCGCGGTGATAAGACTTCAAATCGCGGCGGGATACGAGTACGCCGAAGATATAGCGCAGGCCGAGCAGATTTATTCCGAAGTGCTGGAGCAGGAGGAGAAAAAGCAGATCGCCGCCGAAGCGGCGTATCGTCTCGGACTGATTCATCAGTTCGATTACGACGATTTGCCGAAGGCTAAAGAATTTTACGACCAGACAGTGAAACTCGACCGTAATTCGGTGGTTGGGCTCGACGCGCTCCAGCGTTCATCGGATATAGGCAAGATCAAAACATACGCCCGGGCGGCGCTTGATTCGACGGCCTCCCAGGAAGTAATCGATGAGGCCGCGATCACCCAGTACCAATTGGCCGAGCTGTACTGGTTCAGTCTCAACAAGCCGGATTCGGCCATGATTGAGATGCAGTATGTCGTTGATTCCTTCCCGTCATCGACCATCGCTCCCAAGGCAATGGTGGCGCTGGCGCAAATGTATCGGGACAATCTTGGAGACTCGACTAAGGCTCGTGAGTTGTTCGAGCGGGTGCTGGAGCGTTATCCCCGATCCGACTATGTACCGCAGGCGCTGGAGGCCCTGGAATTGAAAGACACGCCGGCCGATACCGGTTACGCTCAGATATATCTGGACAAGGCGGAGAAGTTCCTGGTCGATCAGGAGAATATCGATTCGGCTCGCTTTTACTATCGGGTGATTGCCGATAATTTTCCTCGCAGCAAGTATTATCCTCAGGCCAAATTCAGTTTGATCTGGCTTCAGGAGCAATACAACAGCCCCGGGGATTCATCGGTCTATTGGGCCTACACCGAGTTCGTTGACTCGTTCCCCGGTACTGACTGGGCGCTGGAGGCGGAAAACCGTCTGGCAGTCAACCGGCCTCAGAGTAAAGCCAGGCAACCCAGGCCGGATACCACCGATGTTCGAGACGAGAGGATAACCGATGATCTCGCCGCCGATACGGGTGCGGTCCAGGAGGATGAGCAAGCTCTGACACCAATCGAGGCCGTTTACATCGGTCCCAACGGAGAGCCTATCAAGAACGCTCCAATTGAGCCGGTGGAAATCCGCGAGGAGTTTATCTATCCGGTTGAGGCCTATCGGCTCGGCTGGGAAGGCGACCTGTATTTTCAAATCTTCCTTGATTTTTCGGGTGAAGTTACGGATTATATCCTGAAAATTCGCTGTGAGAGCGAAGAAATTAACCGCGAGGCCAGCGAGGCTGTGGCGTCAATGATATTCGACCCGATGCGGATACCCCAGGAGCAACAGGATAGCTGGATGGTTTACAGATTTCAGGTCAGAAAACCGGAACACCTGCGATGA
- a CDS encoding NAD-dependent deacylase, with protein sequence MVEEIVDVMVNCRSCVVLTGAGISAESGVPTFRGQEGLWKKFRPEELATMDAFIANPKIVWEWYNWRRQLMAKVTPNAGHLAITEMESWCESFTLVTQNVDNLHRTAGTQDILELHGNIQRNKCVDCNEPFDPVVEINPDKIPKCKLCGGRIRPDVVWFGELLNPQIIDRAFRVSQEADIFFSVGTSAIVHPAASLPPTAKRDGATLVEVNTEETPISFLADFQIREKSGEFLPRLVQQLKQRKQVR encoded by the coding sequence GTGGTAGAAGAAATTGTCGACGTAATGGTTAACTGCCGCAGTTGTGTGGTGCTCACCGGAGCGGGAATTTCGGCCGAGTCGGGCGTACCTACCTTTCGGGGCCAGGAGGGTTTGTGGAAGAAGTTTCGGCCTGAAGAATTGGCGACCATGGATGCTTTCATTGCTAATCCCAAGATTGTCTGGGAGTGGTACAACTGGCGCCGTCAATTGATGGCCAAAGTAACGCCGAACGCGGGTCACCTGGCCATTACCGAAATGGAGTCATGGTGCGAAAGTTTTACGCTGGTGACGCAGAATGTCGATAATCTGCACCGCACCGCCGGGACTCAGGATATTCTGGAACTGCACGGCAATATCCAGCGAAACAAGTGTGTTGACTGTAACGAGCCATTCGACCCGGTCGTGGAAATCAACCCGGATAAAATTCCGAAATGCAAACTGTGCGGGGGGAGGATACGTCCGGATGTAGTCTGGTTTGGCGAGCTTTTGAATCCACAGATTATCGACCGGGCGTTCAGGGTTTCACAGGAGGCTGATATATTTTTCTCGGTCGGAACATCCGCCATCGTACATCCGGCGGCATCGCTGCCTCCGACGGCGAAACGAGACGGCGCCACCCTTGTTGAGGTGAATACAGAAGAAACGCCGATCAGCTTTCTGGCCGATTTTCAGATTCGGGAGAAATCCGGCGAATTTTTACCTCGTCTGGTTCAGCAGTTGAAACAGAGAAAGCAGGTCAGATAG